The genomic region GTCGAGTTCCTCGGCATGCACATTGAGACCACCGACAGCCATTTCATCCCGCCGGTCGCTGGAGCACTCGCGCTCGTCGGCGGAATCGTGTTGCTGGTGGTCAGACCCAGGCGGGCTTGATGCACAGAGTCGAACGGGTGCCAGCATGAAAGGCCACCGGGATCCTCATCGGCGCGGTGCTCGTGGTGGTCGTCGTTCTAAAGGTAATGGGCTTGTGCTGATCGCCGCTGCGTCGTTGTCGTTCTGAAGTTCAATTGTTCATTCGAGTTTCATTTGACCGGTTGCTAATGCGATTGAACTTGCTAAACTGCCGGGCACGATATGGAACTGCGTCACCTGCGGGATTTCGTGGCCGTGGCAGAAAATCTGAGTTTTACCAAGGCCGCCGCAAAGCTGCATTTAGCGCAGCCCTCGCTCACGCGCCAAATCCATAACCTGGAGGAGGAGATCGGCGTGCGTCTCCTGAACCGTTCCAAAAGCCAGGTGGCCTTGACCGAGGAAGGGCGGGCTTTCCTCGTTGATGCCCGACGCGTGCTGGCGCTGGCCACGGAAAGTGTCCAGGCGGTGCAGCGTCTCAGCCGGGGCGAAACCGGCCAGTTGAACATTGCGTATTCGTCCAATTTTAGTTTCGAGCTGCTCCCCGAAACGCTCGGGGCCTTCCGCCTGGCCTTCCCACACACTGCGCTGAACATCTTCGACATGACGCCGGCGGAACAGTTTCGCGCCCTGGAAGCGCGCAAGATCGATCTGGGCTTTGTGGGGTTGCGTCCTCCAGCATCCACGAGGGGCTTGCAATGGGAAAGCATCGCCCGGCACAGAACGGTGGTGGTCCTGCCGGCAAAGCATCCGCTGGCCAGCAAGCGCCGGGTAAATCTCGGCGAGTTGAAAACGATGTTTTTCGTGGGCATGTCCGAGAAGACGCATCCGGGCTTTCGCGATTGGCTCTGCGAAACCTGCCAGCCGGCTGGGTTCACGCCGAGAATTCTGCAAGACGCCGAGTTGGAACCCGCGCTCATGACGTTCGTCGCCGAAGGTTTGGGCGTCACCCTGGCGCGCGAGCACATCAAAAACCTGCCCCAACCCGGAGTGGCCATCCGGCCATTGGCGTCGCCGGTCAAGACCGATTACTACATTGCCTGGAATCGGGATAACGATTCACGCGCCTTGCGACAATACATCGAGATCGTCAAAAGCCTCACCGCACCGTAGTGTCCTGAATTAAGCAGCGTGGAAGTCCACGGGTCTTTGGTCGGATTTGGGCATGACAGCGCGGCGTTGAACGTTCATAGTGGGGATGTGTTCAACCGACATCAGTCCAGCCAAAACAGGTGAAGATATGAAATTGAAGATAACGCGTGCGGTCGTGTGGGCTGCGGATGTCGAAGACCGTCCGGGTGGCTTGGCGGAAAAGCTTGGGGCACTCGCCCAGGTGGGCACAAATCTGGACTTCATTCTTGCGCGACGGGCACCCGAGTCACCCGGAATGGGAGTGGTGTTCGTAGCTCCCTTGAAGGGCGCGGCACAGATTAAAGCTGCCAACGACACTGGTTTCCTGAAGACTAAAATGATGCATGCCGTGCGTGTGGAGGGAGCGAACAGACCGGGTGTTAGCAGCGAAATTACAGGCGCAATCGCCTCAGCCGGCATCAGCTTGCGGGGCTGCTCCGCAACAGCGGTCGGCAAGCGGTTTGTCGGTTATCTCGCGCTAGACGGTGCAAAGGAAGCCGACAGAGCGATCCGGGTGCTTCGGCGATTGTCTTAGGTCAACAACTTCCCTGCTGTTACCGAAGTTCGAACTGTCCCGGCGCGCCTGTTTCGTTAGCCGATTTCGGCATCCGAATTCCCAATGTTGCTTTTCTGTTCTGCTCTGGAGGTTCTGGGAATCGCGCGCTTTGCGCAACGGAACGGGCTTGGTCGAGGGGGCCCGCTCACCATGTTGTTGCTGAACGAGCTTTGTGGCAGCGATCCGGTGCGGCAGGCAGAAGCAGAGGCAGCCGCTTGCAACGCCATCAGCGCCCGAATACGTTTCTGGGATGGCGTGCTCAAAGCCATAGAAGCCAACGTGTCCCCTCGGCATTTGTTGAGCCGCTCACGAATTGGCGGCTCTGCCCGATGAATGAACACCGAGATCGATTTCGCAGTCACCGAGACGCTGCTTTATCACGAGCAGACCAAGCATCATTTTCATCGCTATGCGCGGTCCGCCGGGTTCCTGGACTGGGCCAATCAGCCCAATCCCTTCCGCTTCTACGAAGGAGTGACCGCGGTCAGGCTTCCGTTGCTGCAAAAAGACCCCGCGAGCGAGCACCTGGCCTTGTATGAAAGGAGCCGTAACGCCTTCCAGGATTTTACCCGCGAAACCATCGGCGCTTTTCTTGAGTTATCACTCGGGCTTTCGGCGTGGAAATCCATTCCGGGAACCACCTGGGCTTTGCGGATGAATCCTTCCAGCGGCAATCTTCATCCGACCGAAGCCCACCTGATCCTGCCGGTGCTGCCCGGAGTCGCCGCGGGCGTCTTCCATTACAACTCTTTCCTGCACGCTCTGGAACCCAGAGCTCAAGTGCCCGAAACGCTGTGGCAGCAAATCAAAGAGCATCTGCACACGGATGGATTCCTTGTCGCCTTGACCAGCATCTTTTGGCGCGAAGCCTGGAAATACGGTGAACGGGCTTTTCGCTATTGCCAGCACGACGTTGGACATGCCATGGCGGCCCTCAGCTTCTCCGCCAATCTGCTCGGCTGGAGAGTCACCTGGCTGAATGCGGTGTCGGACGAGGAGATGGCGAGCTTGTTGGGCTTCGATCAAATCCACTGGCCGGAGTTCGAGTCGGAGCATACCGAGCTGCTGTGTTTCGTCCACCGCAGCGGGGAGCAGCGGATTCCGCGAGATTTGCCGTCAGAGATTGTATCGGAGTTTTCCGGGCTGGAGTTCCAGGGAACGCCAAATCAATTGAGCGAGGATCATGTGGATTGGGAAATTATTTCGCGCGTGGCGGAGGCAACGGCAAGACCCCAACGTTGTTTCTTCCTCTCCCCGCGAGGAACGAGTGGGGAGAGGATCGAGGAGAGTGGAATTCCTGATAAAAACGCGCCTCCTCTCCCCGGCCCTCTCCTCCATCCGATGGAGCAGAGGGGGTTGCCGGAAACAACACGCCCGTTTTACGCGCCGACGGCCCAATCTGCAATCCCTGCCGCACAAATCATTCGCCAAAGAAGGAGCGCGGTGGCCTTCGATGGGGTCACCAGCATCACTAAAAACCAGTTTTGCACCATGCTGGACAAGACCCTGCCCCGCGACGACGGCGCGCCGTTCGATCTCGGACTGACCGTCGCTTGCGTGCATCTGCTCTTGTTCGTCCACCGCGTCACGGGATTGGAGCCGGGCTTGTATTTCTTGCCGCGAGCGGAACGGGATTTGCCCGTCTTGCGGCAAAAGTGCCATCGCCATTTCCTCTGGCGTCCAGTGGAGGAAGCGCTTCCCTTGTATTTGCTCCAGGCCGGAGATTTTCAGAGCACCGCAACGTCGGTAAGCTGCCAGCAGTCCATTGCGGGCGACGGCGCTTTCTCTTTGGGCATGATCGCGCGGTTTCGGGAGGAACTTGAGACGGCTCCCTGCCGCTATCGCCATCTATTTTGGGAAACCGGCATGATCGGGCAGGTCCTCTACCTGGAAGCCGAAGCCCAGAGCGTGAGAGCAACCGGCATCGGCTGTTTCTTCGACGATCCCGTGCATGAATTGATGGGCCTGCCTGTGCGGGGCACGCAGACAGGCCTCGCGGACGACGCCTTCCAAAGCCTCTACCATTTCACCGTGGGCGGCCCTGTGGAAGACGCTCGGCTCGCGACCCTCGCAGCCTACCACCACTTGGAAGCATCAGTCCGTTAGCCCTCAAGCATGGAACATCGCATCTGCTTCGGACGGTCGCGCATCGTGTAAATCGTCTCGGTGGAGATCCCGTGTCACTCAGAATCTTGCTCGTAGGCGGTGACTGCCTTTGGTAAATTGCCTCCGCATGAACCGGCTGCTTTTCGGTGACAATCTAGGTTGGCTACGGAACAAGGAACTTTTTCCGGACGTCAGCGTTGACCTGGTTTATCTCGACCCGCCGTTCAATTCCAACGCGGATTACAACGTCCTGTTCCGCGAAGCTTCCGGCGAAGCCAGTCAGGCGCAATTCCAAGACGTCGAGAACACTTTCCTTTCAAACCTGAAAAACCTGAACCACTGAACAAAGGAGAAACTAATGGATGCAAAAAAACTCATCGAAATGCGGAAACTGGCTGAGAAATCTGTCGCTGAAATGCCAGATGGCGAGCTGAAGCTGAAAGCCTTTGAGGTCATCCTCAGCCATTTGCTTGCCCCAAGAGAACCAACACCGACTCAAGACGCTCCAGTATCGCCAAAAGTGAGCAGAAAGAAAGAAGCCGAAGCCGACGTTGATGACGAAACTGCCGCCGGTAGAATCCTGGTCCTTAAAGACGAAGGATTCTTCAAATCCCCAAAATCTAGCGGGCAGATTCGTGACGAGTTGCAGGCACACGGATGGCATTATCCGGCGACTTCCCTCAGTGGCGAGTTAATATCTCTGGTCCAACGGCGAAAGTTACGCCGACAGAAAGACAAAGTTGGAAATAAAAAGTTGTGGGTCTATACGAATCCCTAAAGGTTTCACGTGTCGAACGCTCGTTACGAGGAATTCGTCCGTAAGCTGGACGACATCATCAAAGCTCTCCGTGCCGCCAAGCGGAACAAGGTCAGCTTGGCATCTCACTCCTTTTATTCTATCAAGGTTCGAGGAGCGCTAGCCAGAGTTCGTAAAGCTTTCTTGGCCTTGCTGCGGGACTACCCACCGGAGCGCTATCCTCGGGTAGCTTTCCAACTCGCGACTATCGAGCCACTCATTCAGCGCATGACGACAATCTATCCAGCTCCGCCTGCCGAAATGCTCAAGCTCGCAGATGAAACCTCTTTCAAAGTGCAATCAGACTTAGCTGCTGAACTCGAAACTACCGAGACGCCAGCGAACTCGGCCACTATCGCCGTCTTCATCCCGAACGATTTAATCGAAGACCGGTTTCGCGTTCAGAAGAAAGTTTTATGGGAGATCAACCGTTGCTACGACAGCGCTTGCTACAATGCTTGCGCCGCAATGATACGCCGCCTGGTCGAATCATTGATCGTTCTTGCCTTTGAACATCACACCATTGCCGACAGAATCAAACGTGACGGTAACTATCTTGATTTTTCGGACTTGATTGGCAAAGCGAGTGCCGAGCCGACATTGGGACTGACTAGGAATACAAAACGGATTTTGCCCGAACTTAAATTCTTTGGCGACCTTGCTGTCCACAACCGTAACGCTTACGTCCGTAAAGAGGATTTAGACAAACTTCATCAAGCAACGCGTTCTGCAATCGAGGAACTTGCAAACAACCTTTAGTCGATCAGCATTGATGTCACTTATCTCGCCATCAACCTTATCAAGCGCCGTTTGAAAGATGCCTTTGGCGAGGAATTGCAATTTGAGGAAAAGGGCCAACCCACGGATTTCACCAGCGCGCAACGGCTGGCGGAACTGGACAAGTTCCAATTCCAACATTGGGCGCTCTCGCTCATTGACGCCCGCCCGCTCAAGGAAGGCGACGGCAAGGGCGCATATCGCGGCGTGGACGGCTTGCTGTATTTCTATGAGTCCAAGGACGAGCGGCGGCCACGGGCGTTTGAAACCTTCACTCGGCAATTTCTTCGTCGCGTCGGTGCCAAGTTTTGCGCCGGTGGCGATTTCGCTGGTGGCGTGGTCGAGGGTCATGGCTTGATTCGCAAGGCACGAAAGCGTTTTGACATTTGCCGCATCAGAGGCGCGAAAACCCACGGGCACACCCGATACACCCACCACGCCACGCGGGCGGAGAACGGAAACACGATGAGCTCCTGATTGCGCGCGACTCCGCGCAGGATGGCTTTCGCGGCCTGGCCTGGCTCGATCGCCCAGCGCCAGGGAAGTTGAGCCAGGTGATCTTCCTTCCGCACATTCCAGTACACGTTGCGCTCCCCGATGTCCGTCCGCACCAGACCGGGACACGCCACACTGACTTTCACGCCCAAGGCAGCGGCTTCCGCGCGCAATGCGGTCGAGAAACCAACGATGGCCCATTTCGTTGTGCTGTACGCCGTGAGAATGGGTGTCGGCATCAAACCGGTCACTGACGAAATATTCACGATGTGCCCAAAGCGTTGCCGCAACATCACGCGGTACGCCGCCATCGTGCCATGCACCACACCGAACAGGTTCACGTCCACCACGCGCCGGAAATCTTCGACGTTGCCATCGCGCAACTCGCCTACGATTGCGACCGCGGCGT from Verrucomicrobiota bacterium harbors:
- a CDS encoding DUF3185 domain-containing protein encodes the protein MNTKTIVAVILIALGVVVLAYSGITFKTPGKPVEFLGMHIETTDSHFIPPVAGALALVGGIVLLVVRPRRA
- a CDS encoding LysR family transcriptional regulator, translating into MELRHLRDFVAVAENLSFTKAAAKLHLAQPSLTRQIHNLEEEIGVRLLNRSKSQVALTEEGRAFLVDARRVLALATESVQAVQRLSRGETGQLNIAYSSNFSFELLPETLGAFRLAFPHTALNIFDMTPAEQFRALEARKIDLGFVGLRPPASTRGLQWESIARHRTVVVLPAKHPLASKRRVNLGELKTMFFVGMSEKTHPGFRDWLCETCQPAGFTPRILQDAELEPALMTFVAEGLGVTLAREHIKNLPQPGVAIRPLASPVKTDYYIAWNRDNDSRALRQYIEIVKSLTAP
- a CDS encoding amino acid-binding protein — translated: MKLKITRAVVWAADVEDRPGGLAEKLGALAQVGTNLDFILARRAPESPGMGVVFVAPLKGAAQIKAANDTGFLKTKMMHAVRVEGANRPGVSSEITGAIASAGISLRGCSATAVGKRFVGYLALDGAKEADRAIRVLRRLS
- a CDS encoding DUF3050 domain-containing protein, whose product is MLLFCSALEVLGIARFAQRNGLGRGGPLTMLLLNELCGSDPVRQAEAEAAACNAISARIRFWDGVLKAIEANVSPRHLLSRSRIGGSAR
- a CDS encoding SagB/ThcOx family dehydrogenase; this encodes MNTEIDFAVTETLLYHEQTKHHFHRYARSAGFLDWANQPNPFRFYEGVTAVRLPLLQKDPASEHLALYERSRNAFQDFTRETIGAFLELSLGLSAWKSIPGTTWALRMNPSSGNLHPTEAHLILPVLPGVAAGVFHYNSFLHALEPRAQVPETLWQQIKEHLHTDGFLVALTSIFWREAWKYGERAFRYCQHDVGHAMAALSFSANLLGWRVTWLNAVSDEEMASLLGFDQIHWPEFESEHTELLCFVHRSGEQRIPRDLPSEIVSEFSGLEFQGTPNQLSEDHVDWEIISRVAEATARPQRCFFLSPRGTSGERIEESGIPDKNAPPLPGPLLHPMEQRGLPETTRPFYAPTAQSAIPAAQIIRQRRSAVAFDGVTSITKNQFCTMLDKTLPRDDGAPFDLGLTVACVHLLLFVHRVTGLEPGLYFLPRAERDLPVLRQKCHRHFLWRPVEEALPLYLLQAGDFQSTATSVSCQQSIAGDGAFSLGMIARFREELETAPCRYRHLFWETGMIGQVLYLEAEAQSVRATGIGCFFDDPVHELMGLPVRGTQTGLADDAFQSLYHFTVGGPVEDARLATLAAYHHLEASVR
- a CDS encoding DUF4145 domain-containing protein, which encodes MSNARYEEFVRKLDDIIKALRAAKRNKVSLASHSFYSIKVRGALARVRKAFLALLRDYPPERYPRVAFQLATIEPLIQRMTTIYPAPPAEMLKLADETSFKVQSDLAAELETTETPANSATIAVFIPNDLIEDRFRVQKKVLWEINRCYDSACYNACAAMIRRLVESLIVLAFEHHTIADRIKRDGNYLDFSDLIGKASAEPTLGLTRNTKRILPELKFFGDLAVHNRNAYVRKEDLDKLHQATRSAIEELANNL
- a CDS encoding SDR family oxidoreductase, encoding MTKFANRTAIVTGGASGIGRALCDRLAAAEANVFVADIDIARAREVAAAIQTRGGRAEAVQADVSQAADTERLVTAVVTSHGRLDYMFNNAAVAIVGELRDGNVEDFRRVVDVNLFGVVHGTMAAYRVMLRQRFGHIVNISSVTGLMPTPILTAYSTTKWAIVGFSTALRAEAAALGVKVSVACPGLVRTDIGERNVYWNVRKEDHLAQLPWRWAIEPGQAAKAILRGVARNQELIVFPFSARVAWWVYRVCPWVFAPLMRQMSKRFRALRIKP